From the Cucurbita pepo subsp. pepo cultivar mu-cu-16 chromosome LG05, ASM280686v2, whole genome shotgun sequence genome, one window contains:
- the LOC111795503 gene encoding aspartic proteinase Asp1-like gives MGFDCRIMGKGVLMILVPMVFSISCLAPCSASSFFKDKLWERRRPTLSVPIASASSSIPSSSIVLPLQGNVFPNGFYNVTLFIGQPPKPYFLDPDTGSDLTWLQCDAPCQQCTETPHPLYQPSNDLVPCKDPLCMSLHSSIDHRCENPDQCDYEVEYADGGSSLGVLVRDIFPLNLTNGDPIRPRLTLGCGYDQDPGSSSYHPMDGVLGLGKGAVSIVSQLHNQGIVRNVVGHCFSSKGGGYLFFGDDIYDPYRLAWTPMSRDYPKHYSPGFGDLFFNGRSTGLRNLFVVFDSGSSYTYFNAQAYQIITSLLNRELTGKPLREAKDDDTLPLCWRGRNPFKSLRDVRKYFKPLALSFSSGRRSKAVFEMPMESYLIISSKGNVCLGILNGSEVGLENSNIIGDISMQDKMVVYNNEKQAIGWATANCDRVPKSSVGSL, from the exons ATGGGCTTCGATTGTCGAATCATGGGGAAAGGGGTATTGATGATATTGGTGCCGATGGTGTTCTCCATAAGCTGTTTGGCTCCATGTTcagcttcttccttctttaaGGATAAGCTATGGGAGAGGAGGAGGCCAACTCTGTCGGTGCCGATCGCATCCGCATCCTCTTCGATTCCTTCATCCTCTATTGTGCTGCCTCTTCAAGGGAACGTCTTTCCAAATGG GTTCTATAACGTTACCCTTTTTATAGGGCAGCCTCCAAAGCCTTACTTTCTAGATCCTGACACCGGTAGTGACCTCACTTGGCTTCAATGTGACGCTCCATGTCAGCAGTGCACTGAG ACACCTCATCCGCTCTATCAACCAAGCAACGATCTTGTCCCGTGTAAGGACCCTCTGTGTATGTCCTTGCACTCATCTATTGACCACAGATGTGAGAACCCAGATCAATGTGACTACGAGGTTGAGTATGCAGATGGAGGTTCGTCTCTTGGAGTCCTTGTCAGGGATATTTTTCCTCTCAACTTAACCAATGGGGATCCAATTAGACCCCGTTTGACCCTCGG ATGTGGTTATGATCAAGATCCTGGATCATCATCTTATCACCCCATGGATGGAGTACTTGGCCTTGGAAAGGGAGCAGTAAGCATTGTTTCACAGCTGCACAATCAGGGCATTGTCCGTAACGTTGTTGGTCACTGTTTCAGCAGCAAAGGAGGAGGATATCTTTTCTTTGGGGATGATATTTATGATCCGTATCGCTTAGCTTGGACGCCCATGTCACGGGACTACCC GAAGCACTACTCCCCTGGGTTTGGGGACCTATTCTTCAATGGAAGAAGTACTGGACTCAGAAACCTCTTCGTAGTTTTTGACAGTGGGAGCTCTTACACATACTTCAATGCTCAGGCTTATCAAATTATAACATCTTTG TTGAATAGAGAACTAACTGGGAAACCGCTAAGAGAAGCCAAGGATGATGACACGCTGCCGCTCTGCTGGAGAGGGCGGAATCCATTCAAAAGCTTACGTGATgtgagaaaatatttcaagcCATTGGCATTGAGCTTTTCCAGTGGTAGAAGAAGCAAAGCAGTGTTCGAAATGCCAATGGAAAGTTATCTTATAATATCG TCCAAGGGGAATGTTTGCTTGGGAATTCTGAACGGCAGTGAAGTTGGGCTTGAGAACTCCAATATCATTGGTG ATATTTCGATGCAAGATAAGATGGTAGTGTACAACAACGAGAAGCAAGCAATTGGATGGGCTACTGCCAACTGTGATCGGGTGCCCAAGTCTAGTGTTGGTAGCTTGTGA
- the LOC111795504 gene encoding NAC domain-containing protein 2-like translates to MTVAGLELPPGFRFHPTDEELVLHYLCRKCSSQPIAVPIIKEIDLYKYDPWHLPELAVCGEKEWYFFSPRDRKYPNGSRPNRAAGTGYWKATGADKPIGRPKPLGIKKALVFYAGKAPTGVKTNWIMHEYRLANVDRSATKKPHNLRLDDWVLCRIYNKKGCIEKHYQSTDDKASEFPDFEEEKPIITMPSTTNMLHLPIHNNQLHMDTSDSVPIMHTDDSSGSDPVTSPEVTWDKEVQSEPKWGGGAPDFDFFQFNYMDSFSMTEDDPFGSQVPFQMDHLPPFQDMFSCLQRQI, encoded by the exons ATGACCGTAGCTGGGCTCGAGTTACCTCCAGGCTTCAGATTTCACCCTACTGATGAGGAGCTAGTCCTTCACTACCTCTGCAGAAAGTGCTCCTCTCAGCCCATCGCCGTCCCCATTATCAAGGAGATCGATCTTTACAAATACGACCCCTGGCACCTTCCTG AATTGGCTGTCTGTGGTGAAAAGGAGTGGTATTTCTTCTCCCCAAGGGACCGCAAGTACCCCAACGGCTCCCGCCCCAACCGTGCTGCCGGTACCGGCTACTGGAAGGCTACCGGCGCTGACAAGCCCATCGGCCGCCCCAAACCTCTTGGCATCAAGAAGGCACTCGTTTTCTACGCCGGCAAGGCCCCAACCGGCGTCAAGACCAATTGGATTATGCACGAGTATCGCCTCGCCAACGTTGACCGATCCGCTACCAAGAAACCCCACAACTTGAGG TTGGATGACTGGGTGCTGTGTCGTATCTACAACAAGAAGGGATGCATAGAAAAGCATTACCAATCCACCGACGACAAGGCATCCGAATTCCCAGACTTCGAGGAAGAGAAGCCCATTATTACGATGCCTAGCACCACCAACATGCTACACCTCCCAATCCATAACAACCAATTGCATATGGACACTTCGGATTCGGTGCCCATAATGCATACCGACGACTCCAGTGGCTCCGATCCGGTGACATCGCCGGAGGTCACGTGGGATAAGGAGGTCCAAAGTGAACCCAAGTGGGGTGGAGGAGCACCAGACTTTGACTTTTTCCAGTTCAATTACATGGATTCTTTCTCCATGACTGAGGACGATCCATTTGGAAGTCAGGTTCCGTTCCAGATGGACCATCTGCCGCCATTTCAGGATATGTTTTCGTGTTTACAGAGGCAGATTTAA
- the LOC111796226 gene encoding transport protein particle 20 kDa subunit, translating to MATTACFIIVSRNNIPIYEAEVGSAAKREDSAQLHQFILHASLDIVQDLAWTTSAMFLKAVDRFNDLVVSVYVTAGHTRLMLLHDSRNDDGIKSFFQEVHELYIKTILNPLYLPGSRITSSHFDTKVRALARKYL from the exons ATGGCGACCACAGCTTGTTTCATCATCGTCAGTAGGAACAACATCCCTATTTATGAAGCTGAAGTCGGATCTGCTGCTAAA AGAGAGGATTCTGCTCAGCTGCATCAATTTATATTGCACGCGTCCCTTGAcattgttcaagacctggcaTGGACTACTAGTGCTAT GTTCTTGAAAGCAGTCGATAGATTCAATGATCTGGTGGTGTCTGTTTATGTAACCGCTGGCC ATACGCGATTGATGTTACTTCATGACTCTCGCAATGATGATGGAATCAAGAGTTTTTTTCAAGAGGTTCACGAGCTTTACATAAAG ACTATACTTAATCCCCTCTACTTGCCTGGATCCCGCATCACATCTTCACATTTCGACACAAAAGTCCGTGCACTTGCGAGGAAGTATCTCTAG
- the LOC111796236 gene encoding uncharacterized protein At1g10890-like has translation MYRHKAELEELEEDLKEELEEELEEELEEDARRRMEELIQKNVAERLNSEEVKLEIQRRIEEGRKKLFDDVDLQLEKEKEAALTAGRLKEEQARKEREEVDRMLEENKRRVEEAQGREALKLIQRQK, from the exons ATGTACAGGCATAAGGCAGAGTTGGAGGAGTTAGAAGAGGATTTAAAAGAGGAGTTAGAAGAAGAGTTAGAAGAGGAGTTAGAAGAAGATGCACGTAGGAGGATGGAAGAACTAATTCAGAAGAATGTTGCTGAAAGGTTAAATTCTGAAGAGGttaaattagaaatacaaAGGCGAATAGAGGAAGGTCGCAAAAAAttgtttgatgatgttgatcTGCAacttgagaaagagaaagaagccgCCCTCACGGCTGGAAGACTGAAAGAG GAACAGGCCcggaaggagagagaagaggtGGATAGAATGCTTGAAGAGAATAAGAGAAGGGTAGAAGAAGCTCAGGGAAGAGAAGCTCTGAAGCTTATTCAGAGACAAAAATAG